The following proteins are encoded in a genomic region of Ictalurus furcatus strain D&B chromosome 6, Billie_1.0, whole genome shotgun sequence:
- the ankar gene encoding ankyrin and armadillo repeat-containing protein isoform X4, protein MSMESLNFSSAQAFFEKYDWREVQELLSLTSCSWLLGGEDFLQSVDPPPGMIRQIQDVFHPNAIILAPCDSRVSMDYRVVHQIIRELTVGIYCFNQVPSISLEPNPDQSSACRLTPAYCDTRVGQILINIDYTMKALWHGAYIPKEKRLCFLELWRSNVGVDPKGAPQAEKDRLAEFLTAGLVDISDDPCYLGMYDEDKQNPDPIYQPSSAEEQKLFSQYVDNVLLKITSYLTSVRQHENLFTFEGTHSLSNVVRLTEDILELGTYQRLQQRLSRHVRLVKKHLARKMELARDLAYLKLIGFLVPFLIGLRKKMMIPDLSQMLLPISDDMLKTERELPPLLLGPTFSCEHFPYKPNEYFHLHGGIEVDVGTPELEHITEEMKDAFTTLQNHAMGYLNDPLRQDASYLEQFPIPLSEIGGKSYSVISIALASFYPQPNTVQWWETMNKSIKKMREQKLPLTDFQLHEQFKKTFGYAKAIQCKSVQYGLRAAAERGLSAVFHTLSCKNAPGHLGALDERGYSLLHHAAMCNQPHIIYQLAAAGVNLNQPCVGRSVCSGLTPLHLAAQCGSLEALSCLIALQADCTLTDRRGWLAVHFSAFYGQVSCVQALCRKDPTLLDISTSAEYCSTPLFLSAMSGSLEALDYLLSNGANWRTADSEGNNVVQLAALYFHTDILRRLVQLNLDGLPVWRILVEMLQSEENKRLEMAVRCMEALCVNADPFWEDIMDAGGISVLVEILLSGRPLFQRMAAAVLCHMTKNVPVCEELVRFGAVQVLVRHLSSRHPELRSRCTVILTDLAGHSGSYQTHIAELGGVAPTVQLLTSDLQDVLVNAVRCIRALCVACPRNQTMAALCGAIPQLVDLLTVNSEVLQGEACLALAELAHGHTENQDLICGACAVPPVVQVLSSRKISSQVKAAKVLEAIAHQNPVVQEQFLNKSAARLLLRLLKVFDQEVREQGATALWALAGHTRKQQKHVAELIGYRFVLDLLLSTSDKMQYVGCQVVTALSRDCRAHQNGLCRENIVPPLVRLLRFSRTTERTLLSVVTALGTLCIGVAHTHNRNSQNVIYEEKAIPTLLALLQSNKGLDVKVQVSQTLACILMGNQELQTTFWEREDFSYDVILELLQAQDRSVRLEAGHALALFAYDNPKQQAAIKKKGGVPAHAFETFLGADDESERAKAAFQMIALAKVITGSDQVTLTARGVTILVKLLQSEKNTTLVLTAQFLTSLAQTRAGIPDGVVTMGAIEHLSAHLYSEDEEVRTACAGALGYLSFNRFAHRLLLVECRKNPQTYTALKDHLAQDAKICSKFTSEFKRQRKVGLPSLRRTTWLRQNPLGPGAASPQEQDGRSRCPTRRRVLLRY, encoded by the exons ATGAGCATGGAGTCGTTAAACTTTTCCTCAGCACAAGCCTTCTTTGAGAAATACGACTGGAGAGAAGTTCAGGAGCTGCTCAGTCTCACCTCCTGCAGCTGGTTATTGGGTGGAGAAGATTTCCTCCAGTCTGTAGACCCTCCACCTGGAATGATCAGACAAATCCAAGATGTGTTTCACCCCAACGCCATCATCCTGGCCCCCTGTGACTCCAGGGTGTCTATGGATTACAGGGTGGTCCATCAGATAATCCGAGAGCTCACAGTGGGAATATACTGCTTCAACCAAGTGCCGTCCATCAGCCTGGAGCCCAACCCTGATCAGAGCTCTGCGTGCCGCCTGACCCCGGCCTACTGCGACACCAGAGTGGGGCAGATCCTCATAAACATCGATTACACCATGAAGGCCCTGTGGCACGGAGCGTACATCCCTAAAGAAAAACGCCTCTGCTTTCTGGAACTGTGGAGGTCCAACGTGGGTGTAGATCCCAAAGGAGCTCCTCAGGCTGAGAAAGACAGACTCGCTGAGTTTCTTACAGCAG GTCTAGTGGACATTTCTGATGACCCATGTTACCTGGGCATGTACGACGAAGACAAACAGAACCCTGATCCAATCTACCAGCCCAGCAGTGCAGAGGAGCAGAAGCTGTTCTCTCAGTACGTAGACAACGTCCTGCTGAAGATCACCTCGTACCTGACCTCGGTCCGTCAGCACGAGAACCTGTTCACCTTCGAGGGCACACACAGCCTGTCCAACGTGGTGCGGCTGACGGAGGACATTCTGGAGCTGGGCACATACCAGCGGCTGCAGCAGAGGCTCTCTCGCCACGTCAGGCTGGTGAAGAAACACCTGGCACGCAAAATGGAGCTGGCCCGGGACCTGGCCTACCTGAAGCTCATCGGCTTCCTCGTGCCTTTCCTCATCGGgctgaggaagaagatgatgattCCGGACCTGTCTCAAATGCTCCTGCCTATCTCAG aTGACATGCTGAAAACCGAGCGAGAGTTACCGCCTCTTCTCCTCGGACCTACGTTTTCCTGTGAGCACTTTCCGTACAAGCCCAACGAGTATTTCCATCTTCACGGTGGGATTGAGGTTGATGTCGGGACTCCTGAGCTGGAGCACATCACCGAAGAGATGAAG GACGCCTTCACGACTCTACAGAATCATGCAATGGGCTATTTAAATGACCCCCTTCGGCAAGACGCGTCCTACTTGGAGCAGTTTCCTATCCCCCTCAGTGAGATTGGTGGGAAAAG CTATAGTGTGATCTCAATTGCACTGGCATCCTTCTATCCCCAACCCAACACCGTGCAGTGGTGGGAAACCATGAACAAGTCCATCAAAAAGATGCGGGAACAAAAGCTGCCGTTAACTGACTTTCAGCTTCATGAGCAGTTTAAGAAAACGTTCGGTTATGCCAAGGCCATACAGTGCAAG AGCGTTCAGTACGGATTGCGTGCAGCTGCAGAGCGCGGCCTCTCCGCCGTATTTCACACGCTGAGCTGTAAAAACGCACCGGGCCACCTGGGGGCGCTAGACGAGCGAGGCTACTCTTTACTCCACCACGCCGCCATGTGTAACCAGCCGCACATCATCTACCAGCTGGCAGCCGCCGGCGTCAACCTCAACCAGCCGTGTGTCGGGAGGTCCGTCTGCTCCG GACTCACGCCGCTGCACCTGGCAGCTCAGTGCGGCTCTCTCGAGGCCCTCAGCTGCCTGATCGCTCTGCAAGCCGACTGCACGCTCACGGACCGGAGAGGCTGGCTGGCTGTGCACTTCTCAGCCTTTTACGGCCAGGTCTCGTGCGTCCAGGCCCTGTGCAGGAAAGATCCCACGTTGCTGGATATATCCACATCTGCAGA GTACTGCAGCACGCCCCTCTTTCTCTCGGCCATGTCCGGATCTCTGGAGGCTCTGGACTACCTGCTGTCGAACGGGGCAAATTGGAGAACGGCGGACAGCGAGGGCAATAACGTGGTCCAGCTGGCGGCTCTTTACTTCCACACCGACATCCTCAGGCGTCTCGTTCAGCTGAATCTGGACGGCCTTCCTGTGTGGAGGATTCTCGTTG AGATGTTACAGAGTGAGGAGAACAAGAGGTTAGAGATGGCCGTCAGGTGCATGGAGGCTCTCTGTGTGAACGCTGACCCCTTCTGGGAGGACATCATGGATGCAG GCGGGATCTCAGTCCTGGTGGAGATTTTGCTCAGCGGGAGGCCGTTGTTCCAACGCATGGCTGCGGCCGTGTTGTGTCACATGACGAAGAACGTTCCGGTGTGCGAGGAGCTGGTGCGCTTCGGTGCGGTCCAAGTTCTCGTCAGACACCTCAGCAGCCGTCATCCAGAGCTTCGCTCGCGCTGCACCGTTATACTGACAGACCTGGCTGGTCACAGCGGATCGTATCAGACTCATATCGCTGAGCTG GGTGGGGTTGCCCCCACGGTACAGctgctgacctctgacctccagGACGTGCTAGTGAACGCCGTGAGGTGTATCCGGGCGCTGTGTGTCGCTTGTCCCCGAAACCAGACCATGGCGGCACTTTGTGGAGCCATCCCACAACTGGTCGATTTACTCACCGTAAACTCTG aggTACTTCAGGGAGAGGCGTGTCTGGCTCTGGCTGAGCTGGCCCATGGCCACACGGAGAACCAGGACCTGATTTGTGGTGCGTGTGCCGTGCCCCCTGTGGTGCAGGTCCTGAGCTCCAGAAAGATCTCCAGCCAAGTGAAAGCCGCCAAAGTCCTGGAAGCCATAGCTCACCAAAACCCTGTCGTACAGGAACAGTTTCTGAACAAATCCGCCGCCAGACTTCTTCTACGCCTCTTAAAG GTTTTCGATCAGGAGGTGAGGGAACAGGGCGCGACGGCTCTCTGGGCCTTAGCGGGACACACACGGAAGCAGCAGAAGCACGTAGCCGAGCTCATCGGCTACCGTTTCGTCCTGGATCTGCTCCTGTCCACGTCGGATAAAATGCAATACGTGG GATGCCAGGTGGTGACGGCGCTTAGCCGAGACTGCCGCGCCCATCAGAACGGACTGTGTAGGGAAAACATCGTGCCACCATTAGTGCGACTGCTGCGTTTCTCCCGTACTACCGAGAGAACTCTGCTCAGTGTCGTCACTGCACTCGGGACCTTGTGTATCG GAGTGGCACACACGCATAACAGAAACAGCCAGAATGTGATTTATGAGGAAAAAGCCATTCCGACATTGTTAGCGCTTCTGCAAAGCAACAAAGGTCTCGACGTTAAG GTCCAGGTCTCTCAGACTCTGGCGTGCATCTTGATGGGCAACCAGGAGCTTCAGACGACCTTCTGGGAGCGAGAAGACTTCTCCTACGACGTCATTCTGGAGCTGCTACAAGCCCAAGACAGA AGCGTCCGTCTGGAGGCGGGCCACGCCCTGGCGCTGTTTGCGTACGATAACCCGAAGCAGCAGGCAGCTATTAAGAAAAAGGGAGGAGTTCCAGCGCACGCGTTCGAGACATTTTTAGGTGCTGACGACGAATCCGAAAGGGCCAAGGCTGCATTTCAG ATGATCGCGCTAGCTAAAGTGATTACTGGCTCGGACCAAGTGACACTGACCGCGAGAGGAGTCACAATTCTGGTAAAATTACTGCAGTCTGAGAAAAACACTACTTTGGTCCTTACAG CTCAGTTCCTGACCAGCCTGGCCCAGACCAGAGCAGGCATCCCAGACGGCGTAGTGACTATGGGAGCGATAGAGCACCTCTCCGCCCACCTCTACTCTGAGGACGAGGAG GTACGCACGGCCTGCGCCGGCGCCCTCGGTTACCTGAGCTTCAACCGCTTCGCACATCGCCTCCTGCTGGTGGAATGCAGGAAAAATCCACAGACGTACACAGCGCTGAAGGACCATTTAGCCCAGGATGCCAAAATATGCAGCAAGTTCACGTCCGAGTtcaaaagacagagaaaagtgGGCCTTCCGTCACTCAG ACGCACCACGTGGCTCCGACAGAACCCGCTCGGCCCCGGAGCGGCGTCCCCGCAGGAGCAGGACGGCCGATCCCGGTGCCCGACGCGCAGACGAGTCCTCCTGCGGTACTGA